A region of Streptomyces paludis DNA encodes the following proteins:
- a CDS encoding MMPL family transporter translates to MATFLYRLGRLAFRRRRYVVLLWVAILAVVGFGAVSAPAAPDPGSSMPGIESQKAFDLMEERFPGASADGANARVVFVAPDGQKITASAHRAAVDRAVEEMGHGSQVAGAVGPFQAKAVSEDASTAYATVTYKVKAADLTDGTKTVLEDAVQQARDSGLTVEVGGSALATQPAAGGAAEGIGIAIAAVVLLMTFGSLAAAGLPLLTAIIGVGVSMASILTLGSTLGLSTTSGTLAMMLGLACGIDYALFIVSRYREERAKGHTPQEAAGRAVGTAGSAVVFAGLTVVIALAGLSVVGVPTLTKMGLAAAGAVVVAVIVALTLVPAVLAFWPNAVLSRSSRRRGRIKESGENNGGSRWARFVLRRPLPVLLLSVAGLGVLAVPVTGLQLGTSGDEAKPTSTTERRAYDDLAKGFGPGFNGPLTIVVDARKADDPKAAVKTIEEKIGATKGVVSVSAARFNPAGDTAMFSAVPADAPTSEKTKDLVHTIRSERPATESATGAEFEVTGTTAVNIDVAQKMQDALIPYLVVVVGLAILLLMVVFRSLLVPVKAALGFLLSVLAALGSVVAVFQWGWGAGLLGVEQTGPIMSMMPIFLVGIVFGLAMDYEVFLVARMREAYVHGDGPGEAVVSGFRHSARVVVAAALIMMAVFSGFVGAGESMIKMIGFGLAIAVMFDAFVVRMAFVPAVLALLGRRAWWMPRWLDRLLPRVDVEGEALSGLPSSAAPDRDGAADRETARV, encoded by the coding sequence GTGGCTACTTTTCTCTATCGACTGGGCAGGCTGGCCTTCCGGCGCCGCCGGTATGTCGTCCTGCTGTGGGTGGCGATCCTGGCCGTCGTCGGCTTCGGCGCCGTCAGCGCGCCCGCGGCCCCCGACCCCGGGTCCTCCATGCCGGGCATCGAGTCCCAGAAGGCGTTCGACCTGATGGAGGAGCGCTTCCCCGGCGCCTCGGCCGACGGGGCCAACGCCCGGGTCGTCTTCGTCGCTCCCGACGGCCAGAAGATCACCGCGAGCGCGCACCGCGCGGCCGTCGACCGGGCCGTCGAGGAGATGGGCCACGGATCGCAGGTCGCCGGCGCGGTGGGCCCGTTCCAGGCGAAGGCGGTGAGCGAGGACGCCTCGACCGCGTACGCGACCGTCACCTACAAGGTGAAGGCCGCCGATCTGACCGACGGCACCAAGACCGTCCTTGAGGACGCCGTCCAGCAGGCCCGGGACTCGGGGCTGACCGTGGAGGTCGGCGGGTCCGCCCTGGCCACCCAGCCCGCGGCGGGCGGCGCGGCCGAGGGCATCGGTATCGCCATCGCGGCCGTCGTGCTGCTGATGACCTTCGGTTCGCTGGCCGCCGCCGGGCTGCCGCTGCTGACCGCGATCATCGGCGTCGGTGTCAGCATGGCCTCGATCCTGACCCTGGGCAGCACCCTCGGACTGTCCACGACATCCGGCACCCTGGCCATGATGCTCGGTCTCGCGTGCGGCATCGACTACGCGCTCTTCATCGTCTCCCGCTACCGCGAGGAGCGGGCCAAGGGGCACACTCCTCAGGAGGCGGCGGGGCGGGCGGTCGGCACGGCCGGCTCGGCGGTCGTCTTCGCCGGGCTCACCGTCGTCATCGCGCTGGCCGGGCTCTCGGTGGTCGGTGTGCCCACGCTCACCAAGATGGGTCTGGCCGCCGCCGGCGCGGTCGTCGTCGCCGTCATCGTCGCGCTGACCCTGGTCCCGGCCGTCCTCGCCTTCTGGCCGAACGCCGTGCTGTCGCGCTCCTCCCGGCGGCGCGGCCGGATCAAGGAGTCCGGCGAGAACAACGGAGGCAGCCGCTGGGCCCGGTTCGTACTGCGCCGCCCGCTGCCCGTACTCCTCCTCTCGGTCGCGGGCCTGGGCGTGCTGGCGGTCCCGGTGACGGGGCTTCAGCTCGGGACGAGCGGCGACGAGGCCAAGCCCACCTCCACCACCGAGCGGCGCGCCTACGACGATCTCGCCAAGGGGTTCGGGCCTGGCTTCAACGGGCCGCTGACGATCGTGGTGGACGCCAGGAAGGCCGACGACCCGAAGGCCGCGGTGAAGACGATCGAGGAGAAGATCGGCGCCACGAAGGGGGTCGTCTCGGTCTCCGCCGCCCGGTTCAACCCGGCGGGTGACACCGCGATGTTCTCCGCGGTGCCGGCCGACGCGCCCACCAGCGAGAAGACCAAGGACCTCGTCCACACCATCCGTTCCGAGCGGCCCGCGACGGAGTCCGCCACCGGGGCGGAGTTCGAGGTCACCGGCACCACCGCGGTGAACATCGACGTCGCGCAGAAGATGCAGGACGCGCTGATCCCGTATCTGGTGGTCGTGGTGGGCCTGGCGATCCTGTTGCTGATGGTGGTCTTCCGTTCCCTCCTCGTACCGGTCAAGGCGGCGCTCGGCTTCCTCCTGTCGGTGCTGGCCGCGCTCGGCTCGGTCGTGGCGGTCTTCCAGTGGGGCTGGGGCGCCGGGCTCCTCGGTGTGGAGCAGACCGGCCCGATCATGAGCATGATGCCGATCTTCCTGGTGGGCATCGTCTTCGGACTCGCCATGGACTACGAGGTCTTCCTGGTCGCCCGGATGCGGGAGGCGTACGTGCACGGGGACGGGCCGGGCGAGGCCGTGGTCAGCGGCTTCCGGCACAGCGCCCGGGTGGTCGTCGCGGCGGCGCTCATCATGATGGCGGTGTTCTCCGGGTTCGTCGGCGCCGGCGAGTCCATGATCAAGATGATTGGGTTCGGGCTCGCCATCGCGGTCATGTTCGACGCGTTCGTCGTCCGCATGGCGTTCGTACCCGCCGTACTGGCCCTGCTCGGCAGGAGGGCGTGGTGG
- a CDS encoding DUF5997 family protein, producing the protein MTSHKTAQTMKPATAAKKLGVYLQATPAEFQEGVVSRGELTALQADPPAWLLELRRDGPHPRPVVAAKLGVSIAGLARGGVTDALTTAEIDALKEDRPEWLEKERATQAEVRKESVRIKERNAERAARPRS; encoded by the coding sequence ATGACCTCGCACAAGACCGCCCAGACGATGAAGCCCGCGACCGCGGCGAAGAAGCTGGGTGTGTACCTCCAGGCCACACCCGCAGAGTTCCAGGAGGGTGTCGTCTCGCGCGGCGAGCTGACCGCCCTCCAGGCCGATCCGCCCGCGTGGCTGCTGGAGCTGCGCCGCGACGGCCCGCACCCCCGGCCCGTGGTAGCGGCGAAGCTGGGCGTCTCCATCGCCGGTCTCGCGCGGGGCGGAGTCACGGACGCGCTCACCACCGCCGAGATCGACGCCCTCAAGGAGGACCGGCCCGAGTGGCTGGAGAAGGAGCGCGCCACCCAGGCCGAGGTGCGCAAGGAGTCCGTACGTATCAAGGAGCGGAACGCGGAGCGGGCCGCACGCCCCCGCTCCTGA
- a CDS encoding LysR substrate-binding domain-containing protein produces MTGSETPSSFRLAYVPGVTPTKWVRIWAERLPGVPLTLVPVPAAEAFGVLRSAGADAGFVRLPADGEDLSAIPLYAETTVVVVPKDHVVAAVDEVSAADLAGETVLHPLDDTLDTLGWESPPGVPAKERPATTADAVELVAAGIGLLVVPQSLARLHHRKDLTYRPLTDAPESRVALSWPRDATTDLVEEFIGIVRGRTVNSTRGRPPTPPQPKAKRAARAGSGSASGGARSGKGGQGGKGGQGSRSGKSGQGGKSGRPRRRS; encoded by the coding sequence GTGACAGGCTCGGAAACACCTTCCTCGTTCCGGCTCGCGTACGTCCCCGGCGTGACGCCCACGAAGTGGGTGCGGATCTGGGCCGAGCGGCTGCCCGGCGTCCCGCTGACCCTCGTACCGGTCCCGGCCGCCGAGGCGTTCGGGGTGCTGCGGAGCGCCGGCGCCGACGCCGGGTTCGTACGGCTGCCGGCCGACGGCGAGGACCTCAGCGCGATTCCGCTCTACGCCGAGACCACGGTCGTCGTGGTGCCCAAGGACCATGTCGTGGCGGCGGTGGACGAGGTCAGTGCGGCGGACCTGGCCGGCGAGACCGTACTGCATCCCCTGGACGACACCCTCGACACCCTCGGCTGGGAGAGCCCGCCGGGTGTGCCCGCGAAGGAGCGCCCCGCCACCACGGCGGACGCCGTCGAGCTGGTGGCGGCGGGCATCGGTCTGCTCGTCGTCCCGCAGTCGCTCGCCCGGCTCCACCACCGCAAGGACCTCACCTACCGGCCGCTGACGGACGCGCCCGAGTCGCGTGTCGCGCTGTCGTGGCCGCGGGACGCCACCACCGATCTGGTGGAGGAGTTCATCGGCATCGTCCGGGGCCGTACGGTCAACAGCACCCGGGGCCGCCCGCCGACACCGCCCCAGCCGAAGGCGAAGCGCGCCGCCCGCGCCGGTTCCGGTTCCGCTTCCGGCGGTGCCAGGAGCGGCAAGGGCGGTCAGGGCGGCAAGGGCGGACAGGGAAGCAGGAGCGGCAAGAGCGGACAGGGCGGCAAGAGCGGCCGGCCCCGGCGCCGCTCGTAG
- a CDS encoding sugar phosphate isomerase/epimerase family protein has translation MKLGAYTAVLHDKSLDETLRVLRELGLDSAEINSGGFLPAPHLPIDAIRSGQDARDAYLARFAAAGITLTALNCNGNPLHPDPEVRAKHAQDVRDAIELAALLGVKRVVTMSGLPASDPGGRLPSWSVLPWDSAYLDALDYQWDEVAIPFWRDIQARAAAADVKVCIEMHPHNLVYNVGTMERLATEIDATHVGAEMDPSHLFWQGIDPVAAVNRLGGLVYNAAAKDTRINEEAKLNGVLDHRHGRVRADEPGAVSLGGRYTLSRWPENASWDFVAVGRGHDHAFWTEFLRALHKVDPEMAVNIEHEDQELDQIEGLSLAAENLRAAAAGI, from the coding sequence ATGAAACTCGGTGCCTACACCGCCGTCCTGCACGACAAGTCCCTGGACGAGACCCTGCGTGTCCTGCGCGAACTCGGCCTGGACAGCGCGGAGATCAACTCCGGCGGCTTCCTGCCCGCGCCGCATCTGCCGATCGACGCGATCCGCTCCGGCCAGGACGCGCGCGACGCCTACCTCGCGCGGTTCGCGGCGGCCGGGATCACCCTCACCGCGCTCAACTGCAACGGCAATCCGCTGCACCCCGACCCCGAGGTGCGCGCCAAGCACGCGCAGGACGTGCGCGACGCGATCGAACTGGCCGCGCTCCTCGGCGTCAAGCGCGTCGTCACGATGTCCGGGCTGCCCGCCTCCGACCCGGGCGGCCGGCTGCCCTCCTGGTCGGTGCTGCCCTGGGACAGCGCCTATCTCGACGCCCTGGACTACCAGTGGGACGAGGTGGCGATCCCGTTCTGGCGGGACATCCAGGCGCGCGCCGCCGCGGCCGATGTGAAGGTCTGCATCGAGATGCACCCCCACAACCTCGTCTACAACGTCGGCACGATGGAGCGCCTGGCCACCGAGATCGACGCGACCCACGTCGGCGCCGAGATGGACCCCAGCCATCTGTTCTGGCAGGGCATCGACCCCGTCGCCGCGGTGAACCGGCTCGGCGGCCTCGTGTACAACGCCGCCGCCAAGGACACCCGTATCAACGAGGAGGCCAAGCTCAACGGTGTCCTCGACCACCGCCACGGACGGGTACGCGCCGACGAGCCGGGCGCCGTCTCCCTCGGCGGCCGGTACACGCTCAGCCGCTGGCCCGAGAACGCCTCCTGGGACTTCGTCGCCGTCGGGCGCGGGCACGACCACGCCTTCTGGACCGAGTTCCTCCGGGCCCTGCACAAGGTGGACCCGGAGATGGCGGTCAACATCGAGCACGAGGACCAGGAGCTGGACCAGATCGAGGGCCTGAGCCTCGCCGCCGAGAACCTCAGGGCCGCCGCGGCCGGCATCTGA
- a CDS encoding Gfo/Idh/MocA family protein, with the protein MTQKSIGVAVIGAGMAGRAHLNGYRTASTLYEAGLPEIRLVAVADAYEPFARDAARRYGFERAETDWRAIAAAPDIDAVSVVVANHLHREIVEGLLAAGKHVLCEKPLAPGVADAQAMTDAAAGTGLVAATGFTCRRSPSVNAIRREVTDGTLGRVQHFNGHYWCDYGHNPDAPMSWRYKGGIGSGALSDIGSHLIDLGEYFCGPVESVRGAVLSTQVPDRPVPLGTAVGHSADVAVGDRREAVENEDIATFTALFRNGAVGTFSVSRVAFGLANALGFEVFSEGGAALFDLSRPAEFTLADTSAPDRVNGYRRVVVGPEHPYIAGGLPMDFPSVGHGQHEFFVWQARSFLEEIAGLDRLPRCATFAEGLHNLRVIEAITASAHAGGKSVTVQ; encoded by the coding sequence ATGACCCAGAAGTCGATCGGCGTGGCCGTCATCGGAGCCGGCATGGCGGGCCGTGCCCATCTCAACGGCTACCGGACGGCCTCCACCCTGTACGAGGCCGGTCTGCCGGAGATCCGGCTGGTCGCCGTGGCCGACGCGTACGAGCCGTTCGCCCGCGACGCCGCCCGCCGCTACGGATTCGAGCGCGCCGAGACCGACTGGCGGGCGATCGCGGCGGCCCCCGACATCGACGCGGTCAGTGTCGTCGTCGCCAACCATCTGCACCGCGAGATCGTCGAGGGCCTGCTCGCGGCGGGCAAGCACGTGCTCTGCGAGAAGCCGCTCGCCCCCGGCGTCGCGGACGCCCAGGCGATGACGGACGCCGCCGCCGGCACCGGTCTGGTGGCCGCGACCGGCTTCACCTGCCGCCGCTCCCCGTCGGTCAACGCCATCCGCCGGGAGGTGACGGACGGGACGCTCGGCCGCGTACAACACTTCAACGGGCACTACTGGTGCGACTACGGGCACAACCCGGACGCGCCGATGAGCTGGCGCTACAAGGGCGGTATCGGCTCCGGGGCGCTCTCCGACATCGGCAGCCACCTCATCGACCTCGGCGAGTACTTCTGCGGCCCGGTCGAGAGTGTGCGCGGCGCGGTGCTCTCGACCCAGGTGCCGGACCGTCCCGTACCGCTGGGCACCGCCGTCGGGCACTCGGCCGACGTGGCGGTCGGCGACCGGCGCGAAGCCGTCGAGAACGAGGACATCGCGACCTTCACGGCGCTCTTCCGGAACGGCGCGGTGGGCACCTTCTCGGTCTCCCGGGTCGCCTTCGGACTGGCCAACGCGCTCGGCTTTGAAGTCTTCTCGGAGGGCGGCGCCGCGCTCTTCGACCTGTCCCGCCCCGCCGAGTTCACCCTCGCCGACACCTCGGCGCCCGACCGGGTCAACGGCTACCGCCGGGTCGTCGTCGGCCCCGAGCACCCGTACATCGCCGGCGGACTGCCGATGGACTTCCCCAGCGTGGGCCACGGACAGCACGAGTTCTTCGTCTGGCAGGCGCGCTCCTTCCTGGAGGAGATCGCGGGCCTGGACCGGCTGCCGCGCTGCGCCACGTTCGCCGAGGGGCTGCACAACCTGCGGGTGATCGAGGCGATCACGGCCTCCGCCCATGCCGGCGGCAAGAGCGTCACCGTCCAGTGA
- a CDS encoding LacI family DNA-binding transcriptional regulator produces MAERVDGSDTAGAGRAAAGPPRPAGGTRPRLEEVAARAGLSTASVSLVLRGAPGPSERTRKRVLQAAADLGYRPDRNASLLARRRSRLLGVLVDMRSAFHAELVEDLYVSAEAIGYDLVLSTVTRTRDEAKAVETLLDFRCEALILLGAEAPAARLAALGQRLPVVVVGRRVGGADLDVVRTADEDGVAQTVGHLAGLGHRSIAFVDGGKGVIAADRRRGYRGAMRRHHLDEHIRIVPGDHTEESGERAARRLLADGGPPTAVVASNDRCAVGVLATLSRAGVDVPGAVSVVGYDDSALSRLACFDLTTVSQNAADQARHAVTAAVERLDEGRTEPREIVLAPRLVVRGTTAATG; encoded by the coding sequence ATGGCGGAGCGGGTGGACGGTTCAGATACGGCCGGGGCGGGGCGGGCGGCCGCAGGCCCGCCGCGCCCGGCCGGGGGGACCCGGCCGCGGCTGGAGGAGGTGGCGGCGCGGGCCGGTCTGTCGACGGCCTCCGTCTCCCTCGTGCTGCGCGGCGCGCCGGGGCCCAGCGAGCGCACCCGGAAGCGGGTCCTTCAGGCCGCCGCCGACCTGGGGTACCGCCCGGACCGCAACGCGAGCCTCCTGGCCCGCCGTCGCAGCCGGCTGCTCGGCGTCCTGGTCGACATGCGCAGCGCCTTCCACGCGGAGCTGGTGGAGGATCTGTACGTGTCCGCCGAGGCGATCGGCTACGACCTCGTCCTGAGCACGGTGACCCGCACCCGTGACGAGGCCAAGGCGGTGGAGACGCTGCTCGACTTCCGCTGCGAGGCGCTGATCCTGCTGGGCGCGGAGGCGCCCGCCGCCCGGCTGGCCGCCCTGGGGCAGCGGCTGCCCGTCGTCGTGGTGGGGCGCCGGGTCGGCGGGGCGGACCTCGATGTCGTCCGCACGGCGGACGAGGACGGGGTGGCGCAGACCGTCGGCCATCTGGCCGGTCTGGGGCACCGCTCCATCGCCTTTGTCGACGGCGGCAAGGGCGTGATCGCCGCCGACCGCCGCCGGGGGTACCGGGGCGCCATGCGCCGCCACCACCTGGATGAGCACATCCGGATCGTGCCCGGCGATCACACCGAGGAGTCGGGCGAGCGGGCGGCCCGGCGGCTGCTGGCGGACGGCGGCCCGCCCACCGCCGTGGTCGCGTCCAACGACCGGTGCGCGGTCGGTGTCCTGGCCACCCTGAGCCGCGCGGGCGTGGACGTCCCGGGCGCGGTCTCCGTCGTCGGCTACGACGACAGCGCGCTGTCCCGGCTGGCCTGCTTCGACCTCACCACGGTGAGCCAGAACGCCGCCGACCAGGCACGCCACGCCGTCACGGCCGCCGTCGAGCGGCTGGACGAGGGCCGGACGGAGCCGCGCGAGATCGTCCTCGCGCCCCGGCTGGTGGTACGGGGCACGACGGCCGCCACGGGCTGA
- a CDS encoding Cgl0159 family (beta/alpha)8-fold protein — translation MSVNISDLVTVRARHPEAIAEAAARRVRRPLIGDSGRLMIVAADHPARGSLAVGDRRLAMANRADLLERLCVALSRPGVDGVLATADILEDLLLLGVLENKVVMGSMNRGGLAGASFELDDRFTGHRAEDIERLRFDAGKLLLRIDYEDRGSLDTLHTAARAVDDMAARRLPLFIEPFLSRRTDGAVRNDLSAEAVTRSIAIASGLGGTSAYTWLKLPVTRDPDDMAGALAASTLPAVLLGGEVGADQEGAYEKWRKALRLPTVQGLVVGRSLLYPATGDVATAVDTAVSLL, via the coding sequence TTGAGTGTCAACATCTCCGATCTCGTCACCGTACGCGCCCGGCACCCGGAGGCCATCGCCGAAGCGGCCGCGCGCAGGGTCCGCCGGCCGCTGATCGGCGACAGCGGGCGCCTGATGATCGTGGCCGCCGACCATCCGGCGCGCGGCTCCCTCGCGGTCGGCGACCGGCGCCTGGCCATGGCGAACCGTGCCGACCTGCTGGAACGCCTCTGTGTCGCGCTCTCCCGGCCCGGGGTGGACGGGGTGCTCGCCACCGCCGACATCCTGGAGGACCTGCTGCTCCTCGGCGTCCTGGAGAACAAGGTCGTCATGGGCTCCATGAACCGCGGCGGGCTCGCCGGGGCCTCCTTCGAGCTGGACGACCGCTTCACCGGCCACCGCGCCGAGGACATCGAGCGGCTCCGCTTCGACGCCGGGAAGCTGCTGCTGCGCATCGACTACGAGGACCGCGGCTCGCTGGACACACTGCACACGGCGGCCCGCGCCGTGGACGACATGGCGGCGCGCCGGCTGCCGCTGTTCATCGAGCCGTTCCTGTCGCGCCGGACGGACGGTGCCGTACGCAACGATCTGAGCGCCGAGGCCGTCACGCGCTCCATCGCCATCGCCTCCGGTCTCGGCGGCACCTCCGCGTACACCTGGCTCAAGCTGCCCGTCACCCGCGACCCCGACGACATGGCCGGGGCCCTGGCGGCCTCCACCCTGCCCGCCGTGCTGCTGGGCGGCGAGGTGGGCGCGGACCAGGAGGGCGCGTACGAGAAATGGCGCAAGGCGCTGCGGCTGCCCACCGTCCAGGGCCTGGTCGTCGGCCGGTCCCTGCTCTACCCCGCCACGGGCGATGTCGCGACCGCGGTGGACACCGCCGTCTCGCTGCTCTGA
- a CDS encoding sugar ABC transporter substrate-binding protein — translation MDRMFHPRFSRVAPVVALAAASALLAAGCASSSGGKKSEESDSNASAGKANTPRMTIAMVTHAPPGDTFWDTIRKGAEAAALKDNVKLIYSGDPIAGNQANLIQNAIDQKVDGIAITMAKPDAMKDVVAKAKQAGIPVVAFNSGLEDWKKQGLLAYFGQDERVAGEAFGNKLNDLGAKHNICVIQDQGHTGLEARCAGVKATFKGKTENLYVNGTDMPSVKSTITAKLKQDPSIDYVVTLGAPFALTSVQSVADAGSKAKVATFDLNKELVNAVKDGSIQFAVDQQPYLQGYLSVDSLWLYKTNGNFSGGGVEPVLTGPAFVDKSNVENIAKFAAKGTR, via the coding sequence TTGGACCGCATGTTTCACCCTCGTTTCAGCAGAGTCGCTCCGGTCGTCGCCCTCGCCGCGGCGTCCGCCCTTCTCGCCGCGGGCTGTGCCAGCAGCTCCGGTGGCAAGAAGTCGGAGGAAAGCGACTCCAACGCCTCGGCCGGCAAGGCCAACACACCGAGGATGACCATCGCGATGGTCACCCACGCGCCTCCCGGCGACACCTTCTGGGACACCATCCGCAAGGGCGCCGAGGCGGCGGCCCTCAAGGACAACGTCAAGCTGATCTACTCGGGCGACCCCATCGCGGGCAACCAGGCCAACCTGATCCAGAACGCCATCGACCAGAAGGTCGACGGAATCGCGATTACGATGGCCAAGCCGGACGCGATGAAGGACGTCGTCGCCAAGGCGAAGCAGGCGGGCATACCCGTCGTCGCCTTCAACTCCGGGCTCGAGGACTGGAAGAAGCAGGGGCTGCTGGCGTACTTCGGCCAGGACGAGCGCGTCGCCGGTGAGGCGTTCGGCAACAAGCTCAACGACCTGGGCGCCAAACACAACATCTGTGTGATCCAGGACCAGGGCCACACCGGCCTGGAGGCCCGCTGCGCCGGTGTGAAGGCGACCTTCAAGGGCAAGACCGAGAACCTCTACGTCAACGGCACCGACATGCCGTCCGTGAAGTCCACGATCACCGCCAAGCTCAAGCAGGACCCCTCGATCGACTACGTCGTCACCCTCGGCGCCCCCTTCGCGCTGACCTCCGTGCAGTCGGTCGCCGACGCGGGCAGCAAGGCCAAGGTCGCCACCTTCGACCTCAACAAGGAGCTGGTCAACGCCGTCAAGGACGGCAGCATCCAGTTCGCGGTCGACCAGCAGCCCTACCTCCAGGGCTATCTCTCCGTCGACTCCCTGTGGCTCTACAAGACCAACGGCAACTTCAGCGGCGGCGGTGTGGAACCGGTGCTGACCGGGCCGGCGTTCGTCGACAAGTCCAATGTCGAGAACATCGCCAAGTTCGCGGCGAAGGGCACCCGGTGA
- a CDS encoding ABC transporter permease — translation MSQATAPAARREPTSPPATQKDGRTAQRSLGRRLLARPEIGALIAAVAVYVFFFAVAPAFRDVGALSTVLYQASVMGIMAIPVALLMIGGEFDLSAGVAVTTSALTASMISFQLSMNVWTGVVVALVVALAVGAFNGWLLVRTGLPSFLITLGTFLILQGANLAVTKIFTGNVATDSISDMQGFDQAKKVFGSEIGIGGVDFKITIFYWLIFAGIATWLLLRTKFGNWILAVGGNKESARAVGVPVNFTKIALFMGVGFGAWFVGMHLLFSFNTVQSGEGVGNEFLYIIAAVIGGCLLTGGYGSAVGPVIGAFIFGMVSQGIVYANWNPDWFKAFLGVMLLLAALVNLWVRRQATRR, via the coding sequence ATGAGCCAGGCAACGGCACCGGCGGCGCGCCGTGAGCCGACGTCGCCGCCGGCCACCCAGAAGGACGGACGCACCGCACAGCGCTCCCTGGGCCGCAGGCTGCTCGCCCGACCCGAGATCGGCGCGCTCATCGCGGCGGTCGCGGTGTATGTCTTCTTCTTCGCGGTGGCCCCCGCCTTCCGTGATGTGGGCGCGCTCTCCACGGTCCTCTACCAGGCGTCCGTCATGGGCATCATGGCGATTCCGGTGGCCCTGCTGATGATCGGCGGAGAGTTCGACCTCTCCGCCGGTGTCGCGGTGACCACCTCGGCGCTCACCGCCAGCATGATCAGCTTCCAGCTCTCGATGAACGTGTGGACCGGTGTCGTCGTGGCGCTGGTCGTGGCGCTCGCCGTCGGCGCGTTCAACGGCTGGCTGCTGGTACGGACCGGACTGCCCAGCTTCCTGATCACCCTGGGCACCTTCCTGATCCTCCAGGGCGCCAACCTCGCCGTCACAAAGATCTTCACCGGCAATGTCGCCACCGACTCGATCAGCGACATGCAGGGCTTCGACCAGGCGAAGAAGGTGTTCGGCTCCGAGATCGGCATCGGCGGTGTCGACTTCAAGATCACCATCTTCTACTGGCTGATCTTCGCCGGAATCGCCACCTGGCTCCTGCTGCGCACCAAGTTCGGCAACTGGATCCTCGCGGTCGGCGGCAACAAGGAGAGCGCCCGCGCCGTCGGTGTGCCCGTCAACTTCACGAAGATCGCCCTGTTCATGGGGGTGGGCTTCGGCGCCTGGTTCGTCGGCATGCACCTGCTGTTCTCGTTCAACACCGTCCAGTCCGGCGAGGGTGTGGGCAACGAGTTCCTGTACATCATCGCCGCGGTCATCGGCGGCTGTCTGCTCACCGGCGGGTACGGTTCGGCCGTCGGCCCGGTCATCGGCGCCTTCATCTTCGGCATGGTCTCCCAGGGCATCGTCTACGCCAACTGGAACCCGGACTGGTTCAAGGCATTCCTCGGTGTGATGCTCCTGCTCGCCGCCCTCGTCAATCTGTGGGTCCGCCGCCAGGCGACCCGGAGGTGA
- a CDS encoding ATP-binding cassette domain-containing protein — protein sequence MTTANGTSTPADPPSPTGPSSSTASGTPIVELRGAGKSYGNVRALHGVDLAVRQGRVTCVLGDNGAGKSTLIKIISGLHQHTEGEFLVDGEPVRFTTPREALDSGIATVYQDLATVPLMPVWRNFFLGSEMTRGRWPLRHLDIARMKRTADDELREMGIVLDDLDQPIGTLSGGQRQSVAIARAVYFGARVLILDEPTAALGVKQSGVVLKYIAAARDRGLGVIFITHNPHHAYMVGDHFGVLRLGTMDLNAARSEISLEELTNHMAGGAELAALKHELAQVRGVDVEGLPEESDLHVSAAASSAASSEKVS from the coding sequence ATGACAACAGCCAACGGAACCTCCACGCCCGCCGATCCGCCCTCGCCCACCGGCCCCTCCTCGTCCACCGCCTCCGGCACACCCATCGTCGAACTGCGCGGCGCGGGCAAGTCGTACGGCAACGTACGCGCCCTGCACGGTGTCGACCTTGCGGTCCGTCAGGGCCGGGTGACCTGTGTCCTGGGCGACAACGGCGCCGGCAAGTCGACCCTCATCAAGATCATCTCCGGGCTGCACCAGCACACCGAGGGCGAGTTCCTCGTCGACGGCGAGCCGGTGCGCTTCACCACCCCGCGCGAGGCCCTCGACAGCGGTATCGCCACCGTCTACCAGGACCTCGCCACCGTGCCGCTGATGCCGGTGTGGCGGAACTTCTTCCTGGGCTCCGAGATGACACGGGGCCGCTGGCCGCTGCGCCATCTCGACATCGCGCGGATGAAGCGGACCGCCGATGACGAACTGCGCGAGATGGGCATCGTCCTCGACGATCTGGACCAGCCCATCGGCACACTCTCCGGCGGCCAGCGCCAGTCCGTGGCCATCGCGCGCGCCGTGTACTTCGGCGCGCGTGTGCTCATCCTGGACGAACCCACCGCCGCGCTCGGTGTCAAGCAGTCGGGTGTGGTGCTGAAGTACATCGCCGCCGCCCGCGACCGCGGTCTCGGCGTCATCTTCATCACGCACAACCCCCACCACGCCTATATGGTCGGTGACCACTTCGGTGTGCTCCGGCTCGGCACGATGGACCTGAACGCCGCCCGCAGCGAGATCAGCCTGGAGGAGCTGACCAACCACATGGCCGGCGGTGCCGAACTCGCCGCGCTCAAGCACGAGTTGGCGCAGGTGCGCGGTGTGGACGTCGAAGGGCTCCCCGAGGAGTCCGACCTGCATGTCTCCGCGGCGGCCTCCTCTGCGGCCTCCTCCGAGAAGGTGTCCTGA